The Streptomyces sp. A2-16 sequence GACGTCGAGGTGGACCCCGACCCGATCTATGTGCGCGACGGACGGGTCTCGACGTCCGCCGGCGTCACCTCGGGCATAGACCTCGCGCTCGCCCTGGTCGAGGAGGACCTGGGCCGGGACGCCGCCCTGGCCATCGCCCGCCATCTGGTCGTCTTCCTGCGCAGACCAGGAAACCAGGCCCAGTTCAGCGCCCAGCTCGCCGCCCAGACCGCCCGGCGCGAGCCGTTGCGGGAGGTCCAGCAGTGGATCACCGAGCATCCGGCCGACGACCTGAGCGTCGAGACCCTCGCCGCCCGCGCCCGCCTCTCGCCCCGCCACTTCGCCCGCGCCTTCCAGACCGAGACCGGCATGACTCCGGGCCGCTACGTCGACCGGGTCCGGCTCGAACACGCCCGCCGCCTCCTGGAGGACACCTCGGACGGTGTCGAGGAGGTCTCCCGCGCCAGCGGCTACGGCACACCCGAGGGGATGCGCCGCGCCTTCGTCAAAGCCCTCGGCACGGCCCCCTCCGAGTACCGCCGCCGCTTCCACCCGACCCCGGCCCACTGAAAGGACCACCCGTGCAGATCGCGATCGTCCTCTACGACCGCTTCACCGCCCTGGACGCCGTAGGACCGTACGAGACCCTCGGCCGCCTCCCCGACGCGGAGACCGTGTTCGTCGCCGAGCGGACCGGCCCGGTGCGCACCGACACCGGCATGCTCGCCCTCACCGCCGACCGGACGCTCGC is a genomic window containing:
- a CDS encoding GlxA family transcriptional regulator, whose product is MAQRTVLFVLFDGVQSLDITGPLEVFAGAEQHTPGTYRIRTASLDGAAVRTSSGLTVVPDEALARAEAPHTLLVPGGQGTRHPDALLTDWLREHGPRAERLVSVCTGAIRLAEAGLLDGRRVTTHWAYCDRLARDHPDVEVDPDPIYVRDGRVSTSAGVTSGIDLALALVEEDLGRDAALAIARHLVVFLRRPGNQAQFSAQLAAQTARREPLREVQQWITEHPADDLSVETLAARARLSPRHFARAFQTETGMTPGRYVDRVRLEHARRLLEDTSDGVEEVSRASGYGTPEGMRRAFVKALGTAPSEYRRRFHPTPAH